From Alloacidobacterium dinghuense:
GCGCGCTGTTCCGCGTGCCAGGAGCAGGATCGAAACATTCCCGCAGCCGATGGCCAAGAGCAGTCCGACGGCGCCGAAGAGCAGATAGAGGGTTTTCCCGATCTGCTGCGAGAACCAGTGGTTCAGGTTTTGAATTTCGATTTTGTATTGCTGCTTGGGAAAGTGGTCTGGCGTTTGTTTTGAGAATGCCTGGAAGTAAGACTGCAGTTCGGCAGCGGCGGCTGTTTGGGTGACGTCAGGCCGAAGCTTGACCATGGTGCCGTATTGCTCCGTAACCGAGTTGGAGAGCTTCAGAGGCAGATAAACATCGGGGCCGAAAAATCCAAAACGAGGCGGCATGATGCCAATCACAGTGTAGGTTTTGTGCACAAGCTGGATGGTCTTGCCTACGACGGACGGATCGCCGTTGTAGTGCCGTCTCCAGAACTTGTTGCTCAGGACGATGACGGGCTGCGGATCCTGCCCGTCTGGGGCGTCTGCAGGCACAAAATAACGACCGTATAACGCGGGCACTCCAAGCATCTGAAACAGATTGCCGGTGAAATACATGGCCTGAACATCTTCGGGGACATCGCTGCCAGTGATGGTCAGATTCCAGCCATTAAAGGCGACGACGTATTCAAGGGAATGCGCCTTCGCCAACTCACGCGATTGTGGTCCATTGAGTCCGTATCCCTGGTCTTTGTCGGATTTGTCCAGCAAAGCAATGCTGGCGATCCGTTCCGGATTGGTGTAAGGCCAAGGATTCATGAGCACGGCGTAGATGATGCTGAAGACAGAGACAGTGGCGCCGATGCCGAGGGCGAGCGAAAGGATCGCAGTAAGGGAGAAGCCAGGATGATTCCATAGCTGTCGAACGGCGTAGCGGATGTCTTGCAGCAGAGTGGTCATAGAGGCTCCTTGGCCGACAACCTAGATTGAACGGTTCAGTCGCACCGTAACGCGGTCATGGGATCGACGGATGAGGCCCTGCGCGCCGGCATCAGACACGCCATGACAGCAACGACGACGAGCAGAAGCGAAACGCTCAACACAATGAGTGGATGAGTGAGCGGATGATTTGTTGTGTTTCCTACCCAACCGGAGATAAAGCGATGCAGGCCCAGACTCAATGCAAGCCCTGTCAAAACGCCGAGGCCAACGCTTATTCCCGCAGAGGCGAGGACAATTTTCGAGACGTCGGATTTCTGCGCGCCCAGCGCGATGCGGATGCCGAATTCGTTGGTCCGTTGAGCTACAGAGTAAGACACGACGCTGTAGAGGCCGACAGCGGAGAGAATGAGCGCGAGAATGGAGAATCCGGCAAAGAGGGCGGAGATGAGGCGTCCGCGTGCCCATACAGGTTCGTCCCGAATCCACTTTTCCAGGCTGGCGATGGCGCCGAAGGCGGGTTGATTGGGATTGACCAGCGCGATCTGCCGGCGAATGCTGTTCTGGAGTGAATCGGGCGCGATGCGGGTGCGGACCAGGAATTGCGTTCCCATCCACAGCTGGGTGCTATAGGGAACGAACATTGCCGGACGGGTGGGCTGATCGACGCCGTCGTTGATGGAGTCGGCTACAACGCCTATGATCTGCATCCAGCCACTGGCCTCGGGCGCATTCCAAACTCCGGGGTCATTGCGGAGATCGAGGACTTTGAGGGAATGTCCAAGGATGCTGCCTTCAGGAAAATACTGGCGTGCGAAGGTCTGATTGACGATGGCCAATGGCGTGCCGTGCGCGATTTCAGCAGGCGTCCAGGCGCGGCCTTCGAGAAGTGGTGTCTGCAGAGTGCGGAAGTAATCGGAATCGATGAGGTTGAACTTAGCGTACTGTGATTCCGGTGAGAGCGAGGGTTTGCCCAGCAGATCAAAGCGCTGCCACCAACCGCCACCTGGCGGAGTGCCGCCTGTTGTTATCGAGGCGGAGATGACATCGGGCAACGCGGCAATGCTGGCGCGTAATTGTTCAAAATAATTCACCCGGGCTTGCCAATTCGTGTACGTGTTTTCGCGCAGGGGGATGCCCACCGAGACGACGTTATGCGGATTGTACCCGAGAGGGACGCGCAGAATGTGGATGAAGCTTTCGATGGCTGCTCCGGCAACGGTGAGGAGCATCATTGTGAGTGCGATCTGCGCGGCTACCAGCATGGCATGCAGACGCTTGCCGCGCACGCTGCCGGCAGCCCTCGTTGTGGCCGACTGCATCACACGGCTGATTTCCGGTTTCGCCATTTGCAGTGCCGGGATGAGGCCGAAGAACACAGTAGTGAGCAGAGCGACCACGACGCTGAAAAGCAGTACGGGCAGGTTTATGTGAATGGCAACGTCGGGAGGGAATAAGCGAGGCGGGAGCCAGGCAATGATAACGACAAGCAGGCGCGAGGCGAGCATGACACCGAGCACGGCTCCGGTAAGGGCCAGCATAAGGGACTCAGTCAGCAACTGGCGGACAATGCGGATGCTTCCTGCGCCTACTGCGGCGCGCACGGCAAATTCATGCTGCCGCGCTGTTCCGCGTGCCAGAAGCAGGATGGAGACATTGCTGCACCCAATGGCCAGGAGCATCGCGACCGCTCCAAAGAGCAGGTAAAGCGTGCTGCCCATGTTGTGCGTGATTTCCCAGGTCAGCAGGCGGATGTCCACCTTGGCGTTCTTGGGAAAATCGAGGGGGCGCTCGTGCATGTAACGGTCGAGAAGCGGCTGCATTTCCGCGTCTGCCGCGGCGAGGCTGACTCCGGGACGCAACTTGACCATGACGCCGCCTCCCAGTGGATTGCCAATTTCCTGCGGGAGATATACGTCCGTGCCCCAGCCCTCAGTGAAGTTGGGCCGGGTGACGCCGACAATGGTGTATCGTTTGTGATCCAGCTCCAGGGTTTTGCCGATGATGGCAGGATCGCCGTTGAAGTGGCGCTGCCAGAAGCGGTAATGGAGCACCGCGACAGGCTGCGGCTCCTGCCCATCAGGGGAATCGGAGGGGCCGAGGTTGCGCCCGAGCAGCGGCGGAACGCGGAGTGTGGGGAAGGTTTCACCGATGCCAAAGTAGGCTCTGACGTTTTCCGGGATTTCGCCTCCGGTGATCTCGAGGAATCCCAGCCTCCACGAAGCGATGTTTTCGAAAGCGTGTACATTTCGCAGTTCACGCAGCTGCTGTCCTGAGAACCATGCGTCGGAGATGTTTCCCTTTTGATCGCGGATGCTGAGGTTGGCGAGACGGTCCACGTCGGCGTAGGGGAAGGGATGGAGCAGCACGCCGTAAATCACGCTGAAGACTGAGACGGTAGCGCCTATGCCCAAGGCAAGCGAGAGAATCGCAGTCAGTGCAAAGCCAAGATGGTTGTGTAACTGGCGGAAGGCGTAGCGGATGTCCTGCAGCAGGGTGACCAAATCAGTCTCCTTGAATGGAAAACGGAATTCATTCACAACGCAATGCTGTCATAGGATCGACGGATGAGGCCCTGCGTGCGGGAGCAACGCAGGCCAAGATTGCTACCGCTAATAACACGGCTGCTGCCCCCAGAATCAGCAGCGGGTTATGGTTGCTGCTTTCTACCCAGCGCGCGATGAGGCGATTGAGGCCAAAGCTGACCGCAAAGCCCAAGGCAATCCCAAGCCCGATGCTTGCGCCGGCTGAAGCAAGAACAATTTTCAGGACATCGGTCTTACTTGCGCCCAAGGCCATGCGAATACCGAATTCATTTGTCCGCTGCGCGACAGAATACGAAACGACGCTGTAAAGCCCCACGGCCGCTAGAACTAGCGCAAGAATTGAGAATGCCGCGAAGAGCACAGATATAAGACGGCCCCGCGCCCATTCCGGCTCATTCCTGATCCAGGTCTCCAGACTGTCTACTTCGCCGTTGACTTGCTGGTCGGGATCAACGCGAGTGACCTGCTGGCGAATGCTGTGCAGGATCGATTGCGGATCTGTCCGGCTGCGGATAAGGATCTGCGTGTGCATCCACATAACCGTGCCGTAGGGCATGTAAATTGCCGGTTTCACCGGCTTGTCCAGTCCGTCGTTGAGCGAATCCCTAACGACACCGATGATCTGCATCCAGCTGTCGGCTCCGGGTACCGTCAGAGTGTAGGGCGGCTCGTTCTTTTGGGTGGGCACTTCCACCGAGTGGCCAAGCATGTCGCCCGCCGGATAGAAGCGTTTGGCGAAGGTCTCATTGACGATGGCAAGCAATGCGCTGTGCGCTGTTTCTGTATGGGTCCACATGCGTCCTTGTAAGAGCGGTATGTTAAGAGTGCGGAAGTAGCCGGGATCAATGTAGTTCAGGCGCGCGGTCTGTCCTTCAATCGAAGGATTCGGCGCCTTCCCC
This genomic window contains:
- a CDS encoding ABC transporter permease, translating into MVTLLQDIRYAFRQLHNHLGFALTAILSLALGIGATVSVFSVIYGVLLHPFPYADVDRLANLSIRDQKGNISDAWFSGQQLRELRNVHAFENIASWRLGFLEITGGEIPENVRAYFGIGETFPTLRVPPLLGRNLGPSDSPDGQEPQPVAVLHYRFWQRHFNGDPAIIGKTLELDHKRYTIVGVTRPNFTEGWGTDVYLPQEIGNPLGGGVMVKLRPGVSLAAADAEMQPLLDRYMHERPLDFPKNAKVDIRLLTWEITHNMGSTLYLLFGAVAMLLAIGCSNVSILLLARGTARQHEFAVRAAVGAGSIRIVRQLLTESLMLALTGAVLGVMLASRLLVVIIAWLPPRLFPPDVAIHINLPVLLFSVVVALLTTVFFGLIPALQMAKPEISRVMQSATTRAAGSVRGKRLHAMLVAAQIALTMMLLTVAGAAIESFIHILRVPLGYNPHNVVSVGIPLRENTYTNWQARVNYFEQLRASIAALPDVISASITTGGTPPGGGWWQRFDLLGKPSLSPESQYAKFNLIDSDYFRTLQTPLLEGRAWTPAEIAHGTPLAIVNQTFARQYFPEGSILGHSLKVLDLRNDPGVWNAPEASGWMQIIGVVADSINDGVDQPTRPAMFVPYSTQLWMGTQFLVRTRIAPDSLQNSIRRQIALVNPNQPAFGAIASLEKWIRDEPVWARGRLISALFAGFSILALILSAVGLYSVVSYSVAQRTNEFGIRIALGAQKSDVSKIVLASAGISVGLGVLTGLALSLGLHRFISGWVGNTTNHPLTHPLIVLSVSLLLVVVAVMACLMPARRASSVDPMTALRCD